Proteins from one Telopea speciosissima isolate NSW1024214 ecotype Mountain lineage chromosome 1, Tspe_v1, whole genome shotgun sequence genomic window:
- the LOC122657051 gene encoding dCTP pyrophosphatase 1-like isoform X2: MVTDISLKDLSRKLEEFAKARDWEQYHSPRNLFLAMVGEVGELSEIFQWREEVAKGLPNWEESDKEHLGEELSDVLLYLIRLADMCGIDLGEAAMKKIVKNAIKYPPPTSPKAL; the protein is encoded by the exons atgGTGACAGACATAAGCCTAAAAGATCTCTCAAGGAAGCTGGAGGAATTTGCCAAGGCAAGAGATTGGGAACAATACCATAGCCCAAGAAACCTATTCCTTGCAATG GTTGGTGAAGTTGGAGAGCTTTCAGAAATATTCCAATGGAGGGAAGAGGTGGCCAAAGGCTTACCAAATTGGGAGGAATCTGATAAAGAGCATCTTGGGGAGGAGTTATCTGATGTGCTGCTTTATCTCATTAGGTTAGCTGATATGTGTGGTATTGATCTTGGGGAAGCTGCAATGAAGAAAATTGTCAAGAATGCCATCAAGTATCCACCCCCAACATCTCCTAAAGCCTTGTAA
- the LOC122657051 gene encoding dCTP pyrophosphatase 1-like isoform X1: MDGGKEGEGMVTDISLKDLSRKLEEFAKARDWEQYHSPRNLFLAMVGEVGELSEIFQWREEVAKGLPNWEESDKEHLGEELSDVLLYLIRLADMCGIDLGEAAMKKIVKNAIKYPPPTSPKAL, from the exons ATGGATGGAGgcaaagagggagaggggatgGTGACAGACATAAGCCTAAAAGATCTCTCAAGGAAGCTGGAGGAATTTGCCAAGGCAAGAGATTGGGAACAATACCATAGCCCAAGAAACCTATTCCTTGCAATG GTTGGTGAAGTTGGAGAGCTTTCAGAAATATTCCAATGGAGGGAAGAGGTGGCCAAAGGCTTACCAAATTGGGAGGAATCTGATAAAGAGCATCTTGGGGAGGAGTTATCTGATGTGCTGCTTTATCTCATTAGGTTAGCTGATATGTGTGGTATTGATCTTGGGGAAGCTGCAATGAAGAAAATTGTCAAGAATGCCATCAAGTATCCACCCCCAACATCTCCTAAAGCCTTGTAA
- the LOC122655506 gene encoding 60S ribosomal protein L14-2-like: MPFKRYVEIGRVALVNYGKEYGKLVVIVDVIDQNRALVDAPDMVRSQMNFKRLSLTDIKIDIKRIPKKNTLIAAMEAADVKNKWEKSSWGRKLIVQKRRASLNDFDRFKIMLAKIKRGGAIRQELAKLKKESA; the protein is encoded by the exons ATG CCTTTCAAGCGGTACGTAGAGATTGGGAGAGTTGCTCTCGTAAACTACGGGAAGGAATATGGCAAGCTCGTTGTGATAGTAGACGTTATCGACCAGAACCGG GCTCTTGTAGATGCTCCTGACATGGTGAGAAGCCAAATGAATTTCAAGAGGCTCTCACTGACAGATATTAAGATCGACATCAAGAGAATCCCGAAGAAGAACACCCTGATTGCTGCTATGGAGGCTGCAG ATGTCAAGAACAAGTGGGAGAAAAGTTCATGGGGCAGGAAGCTGATTGTTCAAAAGAGAAGGGCCTCTCTTAACGATTTTGACAGGTTCAAAATCATGCTAGCAAAGATCAAG AGGGGTGGAGCTATCAGGCAAGAACTTGCAAAGCTGAAAAAAGAGAGTGCTTGA